Proteins from a single region of Campylobacter sputorum:
- a CDS encoding cache domain-containing protein, protein MKKTLKKIILIIAAIFMVILGALFYKFKISEEELIVKQYFDINSEILLNTIKEDNINAMTLSLILSQNEDIKQCLLSQDRHFCYTTLNNYIDILSKIPLYQNIMLHTHTSELKSLVRSWNYNKFGDDLTKFRHTLLEVKNSKKSVYGIEAGRCGVFIRGISPISYDSKFLGSLEVMLDFNHLDTIAKRRGYDIFVLVDQKYFSECFQRNSLVKNYAILNESSANLNILTTLKKFDFENEEFTKINSNYFCKIELYDIKNNKIGFIVLHFNKDKVENGVSKLMQY, encoded by the coding sequence TTGAAAAAAACTCTTAAAAAAATTATACTAATAATTGCTGCTATTTTCATGGTTATACTTGGAGCGCTTTTTTATAAATTTAAAATCAGCGAAGAAGAGCTTATCGTAAAACAATATTTTGACATCAACTCAGAAATTTTACTAAACACTATAAAAGAAGATAACATTAATGCTATGACCCTTTCTTTGATACTTTCGCAAAATGAAGATATAAAACAATGTCTTTTGTCTCAAGATAGACATTTTTGCTATACAACACTAAATAACTATATAGATATATTAAGCAAAATTCCACTATATCAAAACATTATGCTTCACACACATACAAGCGAATTAAAAAGTTTGGTAAGAAGCTGGAATTATAATAAATTTGGCGATGATTTGACTAAATTTAGACACACGCTCTTAGAGGTAAAAAATTCTAAAAAATCAGTTTATGGCATAGAAGCTGGAAGATGTGGAGTTTTTATAAGGGGAATTTCTCCAATTTCGTATGATAGTAAATTTTTAGGAAGCTTGGAAGTTATGCTTGATTTTAACCATTTAGATACAATAGCTAAAAGAAGAGGATATGATATATTTGTGCTTGTTGATCAAAAGTATTTTTCAGAATGCTTTCAAAGAAACTCACTTGTTAAAAATTACGCCATTTTAAATGAAAGCAGTGCAAATCTAAACATACTAACTACGCTAAAAAAATTTGACTTTGAAAATGAAGAGTTTACAAAAATAAACTCAAATTATTTTTGCAAAATAGAACTTTATGATATAAAAAACAACAAAATAGGATTTATAGTACTTCACTTTAACAAAGATAAAGTAGAAAATGGTGTATCAAAATTAATGCAATACTAA
- a CDS encoding FAD-binding and (Fe-S)-binding domain-containing protein: MELKWKEANYEEFIQKAKKIAKDRVFNSYLLRYAYGIDASCYRYIPQVVVKVANETEVIELIHLAKKCKTPITFKAAGSSLSGQCCSDSVLIIANDGWKDYKILKNADKITLQCGVIGSDANKYLQPYGKKIGPDPATIATALIGGILNNNASGMCCGVYQNSYQTIDSLRVILMDGTLLDTSDEVSFSKFLNTHKDLVNGLLDIRNEIYKDDELKKLIEKKFKIKNTTGYSINSFVDFSDIRDIINHIFIGSEGTLGFVSEVTYNCIDDPKFKGCALMFFETLEDASRAVVAINPLDKKEVVAAEMMDYACLKSVANLSNVPEFLKNVKEGATCLLLQTQSSDEKIVDRNLKVIKQTLKDIPVCMSTLISKDPDEYNSWWAIRKGILPIAAGARKSKSVVIVEDVCFEIDKFCDGVIMLKNLFKRYGFENNGVIFGHALSGNLHFVITPDLSNKNEYENFSNLVKDMAYETANMGGSIKAEHGTGRMVAPFVEVEWGKKAYEINKKVKELFDKEFLLNPDVIITDDPQIYKKNMKVMSQIDDLFNLCMECGACERNCPSKNITLTPRQRIGVLREQQRALEDGDIKLSDELKKGFEYYGAETCAACSMCEDLCPLSIDTAKIALSLRKAASDKTLNLANKIYNNIDKTVKIAKFALKTDELASKVIGEKNISKITSAIHSKIPMFPYAPSVMPRANTYELKSQISSQNQTSVVYFTTCINRGFAPNKKMRDTRALQEVFESLCKKANVNVIYPQDLDRLCCGMGFVNYDSIQKQNQDKFLDILLKASNGGKYDIVIDHSACFYHTLKMAAKQNSSLKILDISEFLYKISSNLDIKKIDETIIVHKQCELKKSGKSDYIEKLAKMCSNSVFDIESFACCGFAGDKGFFTPELNLSATKNLSKEIKFKAATIGVSSSSSCEVGLNSQSDISFQSIAYLLDRCSSKKH, encoded by the coding sequence ATGGAACTAAAGTGGAAAGAGGCAAACTACGAAGAGTTTATCCAAAAAGCTAAAAAGATAGCAAAAGATAGAGTTTTTAATAGTTATTTGCTTAGATATGCTTATGGAATAGACGCGTCTTGTTACAGATATATACCTCAAGTTGTTGTAAAAGTAGCAAATGAAACTGAGGTTATAGAATTAATCCATCTTGCAAAGAAATGCAAAACTCCTATAACATTTAAAGCAGCTGGAAGTTCTTTATCAGGACAATGCTGTAGCGATAGTGTTTTAATCATAGCAAATGATGGTTGGAAAGATTATAAAATTTTAAAAAATGCAGATAAAATCACTCTTCAATGCGGTGTTATCGGAAGTGATGCTAATAAATATTTGCAGCCATATGGTAAAAAAATCGGTCCAGACCCTGCAACTATAGCAACTGCATTAATTGGCGGTATTTTAAACAATAACGCAAGCGGAATGTGTTGTGGTGTTTATCAAAACTCATATCAAACGATTGATTCGCTAAGAGTGATTTTGATGGATGGAACTTTGCTTGATACATCAGATGAGGTTAGTTTTAGTAAATTTTTAAATACTCATAAAGATTTAGTTAATGGTCTTTTGGATATTAGAAATGAAATTTATAAAGATGATGAGCTTAAAAAACTAATCGAAAAGAAATTTAAGATTAAAAATACAACAGGTTATAGTATAAATTCTTTTGTTGATTTTAGTGATATCAGGGATATTATAAACCATATTTTCATAGGAAGCGAAGGAACTTTGGGTTTTGTGAGCGAAGTTACATATAACTGCATTGATGATCCTAAGTTTAAAGGTTGTGCTTTGATGTTTTTTGAAACGCTAGAAGATGCAAGCAGGGCAGTGGTTGCTATAAATCCGCTTGATAAAAAAGAGGTAGTTGCAGCCGAGATGATGGATTATGCTTGTTTAAAAAGCGTAGCAAATCTTAGTAATGTTCCTGAGTTTTTAAAAAATGTAAAAGAGGGTGCAACTTGCTTACTTTTACAAACTCAAAGCAGTGATGAAAAGATTGTTGATAGAAATTTAAAAGTTATAAAACAAACCCTTAAAGATATACCTGTTTGCATGTCAACTCTGATTTCAAAGGATCCAGATGAATACAACAGCTGGTGGGCTATAAGAAAGGGAATTTTGCCGATTGCAGCTGGAGCCAGAAAGTCAAAAAGCGTTGTTATAGTTGAAGATGTTTGCTTTGAAATAGATAAATTTTGCGATGGCGTGATTATGCTAAAAAATCTTTTTAAAAGATACGGATTTGAAAATAACGGAGTGATATTTGGTCATGCATTAAGTGGAAATTTGCATTTTGTCATAACACCTGATTTAAGTAATAAAAATGAATATGAAAATTTTTCAAATTTAGTAAAAGATATGGCTTATGAGACAGCAAATATGGGTGGAAGTATAAAAGCAGAACATGGTACTGGACGGATGGTTGCACCATTTGTTGAGGTTGAATGGGGTAAGAAAGCTTATGAGATAAATAAAAAAGTCAAAGAGCTTTTTGATAAGGAATTTTTGCTAAATCCAGATGTTATCATAACAGATGATCCGCAAATTTATAAGAAAAATATGAAGGTAATGTCGCAAATTGATGATTTGTTTAATCTTTGTATGGAATGTGGGGCTTGTGAGAGAAATTGCCCGTCAAAAAATATCACTTTAACGCCTAGGCAAAGGATAGGAGTTTTAAGAGAGCAGCAAAGGGCATTAGAAGATGGCGATATCAAACTTTCAGATGAGTTAAAAAAAGGTTTTGAGTATTATGGTGCTGAAACTTGTGCAGCTTGTTCTATGTGCGAAGATTTGTGTCCTCTTAGCATAGATACAGCAAAAATAGCACTTAGTTTAAGAAAAGCAGCTAGTGATAAAACACTAAATTTAGCAAATAAAATTTATAACAACATAGATAAAACAGTGAAAATAGCGAAATTTGCACTAAAAACAGATGAACTTGCTAGTAAAGTAATAGGAGAAAAAAATATATCTAAAATTACTTCAGCAATCCACTCAAAAATTCCTATGTTTCCTTATGCACCAAGCGTTATGCCAAGAGCAAATACTTATGAGCTAAAAAGCCAAATTTCATCACAAAATCAAACTAGCGTTGTGTATTTTACAACCTGTATAAACAGAGGCTTTGCACCAAACAAAAAAATGCGTGATACTAGGGCTTTACAAGAAGTTTTTGAAAGTTTATGCAAAAAAGCTAATGTAAATGTGATTTATCCACAAGATTTAGACAGACTTTGCTGTGGTATGGGTTTTGTAAATTACGATAGTATACAAAAGCAAAATCAAGATAAATTTTTAGATATTCTTTTAAAAGCTAGTAATGGCGGTAAATACGATATAGTTATAGATCATTCTGCGTGTTTTTATCATACGCTAAAAATGGCTGCTAAACAAAATAGCTCTTTAAAAATTCTTGACATAAGTGAATTTTTATATAAAATATCTTCAAATTTAGATATCAAAAAAATAGATGAAACCATAATCGTTCATAAGCAGTGTGAGCTGAAAAAAAGTGGTAAATCTGATTACATAGAAAAACTTGCTAAAATGTGTTCAAATAGCGTTTTTGATATAGAAAGTTTTGCGTGTTGTGGATTTGCTGGAGATAAAGGATTTTTCACACCAGAGTTAAATTTAAGTGCTACAAAAAATTTATCCAAAGAGATAAAATTTAAAGCAGCTACAATAGGCGTTAGTTCTAGTTCTAGCTGTGAAGTAGGGCTAAATTCCCAAAGCGATATATCTTTTCAAAGTATAGCTTATTTGCTAGATAGATGTTCTAGTAAAAAGCATTAA
- the nrfD gene encoding NrfD/PsrC family molybdoenzyme membrane anchor subunit, with the protein MNNMWGDMAQYGAIYWPWPIAVYLFLAGLSAGCTIVALLVKWNKHSDNTSSIWDAMVKAGAITAPVTIIIGLLLLIFDLGKPLSFYWLLISYNFGSVMSLGVLFLLVYTPLSVLFAFIIFENSIEKSRTLSVFSFIPRIIRSFASISKLVEYILLILAICVGMYTGFLLSAISKIPLWNTPILPILFLVSGFSSGIAANILIGMAFFKGSLNKDSIKYLLVLDLRAILFELPLLLILFIGMNFQGGQSAVAASQALSDPYYGKLFWIVVVGIGLLTPIIIAATALKNHAYKPGFIILNSVVVLIGVIALRYYIVYAGQLFTGV; encoded by the coding sequence ATGAATAATATGTGGGGAGATATGGCACAATATGGTGCTATTTACTGGCCTTGGCCAATTGCTGTGTATCTTTTTTTAGCAGGTCTTAGTGCGGGTTGTACGATAGTTGCACTTCTTGTAAAATGGAACAAACATTCAGATAATACCTCTTCTATCTGGGATGCTATGGTAAAAGCTGGCGCAATAACAGCACCTGTTACTATAATAATTGGTCTTTTGCTACTTATATTTGATCTTGGCAAACCACTTAGTTTTTACTGGTTGCTTATATCGTATAATTTTGGTTCTGTTATGAGTCTTGGTGTATTGTTTTTGCTTGTTTATACGCCACTTAGTGTGCTTTTTGCTTTTATTATTTTTGAAAATAGCATTGAAAAAAGTAGAACTTTATCGGTATTTAGCTTTATACCTAGGATAATTAGAAGTTTTGCTAGTATATCAAAATTAGTTGAGTATATTTTATTAATACTTGCAATTTGTGTAGGAATGTATACAGGGTTTTTGCTTAGTGCTATTAGCAAAATTCCACTTTGGAATACTCCTATTTTACCTATTTTGTTTCTAGTTTCTGGATTTTCAAGTGGCATTGCTGCGAACATACTTATAGGTATGGCGTTTTTTAAAGGTTCATTAAACAAAGATAGCATAAAATACCTTTTAGTTTTGGATTTGCGTGCTATACTTTTTGAGCTTCCTTTGCTTTTAATTTTATTTATAGGAATGAATTTCCAAGGCGGACAAAGTGCGGTTGCTGCTTCTCAAGCACTTAGCGATCCGTATTATGGTAAATTATTTTGGATAGTTGTTGTAGGAATCGGTCTTTTAACACCTATTATAATCGCAGCTACAGCTCTTAAAAATCACGCGTATAAACCAGGATTTATAATCTTAAATTCTGTTGTTGTATTAATTGGCGTGATTGCTTTAAGATATTATATAGTTTATGCAGGGCAACTATTTACAGGAGTGTGA
- the tsf gene encoding translation elongation factor Ts — translation MQISSAMVKELRESTGAGMMECKKALVETNGDMEKAVDYLREKGLGKAAKKADRLASEGLVSIAINKELTKATVVEINSETDFVAKNAQFISLVENTAQHIQDKSIKTADELNASIINGVKFDENLKTQIATIGENIVVRRFATVEQSDGVLNGYIHSNNRVAVIISATCESADKSKVADFLRQLCMHAAAMKPQVISYKDLDKDFVQKEFIALKAELEKDNEELSRLGKPLHHIPHFASRLQLSDEVMKKATEDIKAELKAEGKPEKIWDHIIPGKIDRFVADNTILDQRLTLLGQFFVMDDKKTIEQVIEDKSKELGGKITITNYIRFEVGEGLEKKSEDFAAEVAAQIG, via the coding sequence ATGCAAATAAGCTCAGCCATGGTAAAAGAGCTTCGTGAAAGTACTGGAGCTGGAATGATGGAGTGCAAAAAAGCACTAGTTGAAACAAATGGAGATATGGAAAAAGCAGTTGATTATCTAAGAGAAAAAGGTCTTGGAAAAGCTGCAAAAAAAGCTGATAGATTAGCAAGCGAAGGTCTTGTTAGTATAGCTATAAATAAAGAACTAACAAAAGCTACTGTTGTTGAGATAAATTCAGAAACAGATTTCGTTGCAAAAAATGCACAATTTATCTCATTAGTAGAAAATACAGCACAACATATACAAGACAAATCTATAAAAACAGCAGATGAGTTAAATGCTAGTATAATAAATGGTGTTAAATTTGATGAGAATTTAAAAACTCAAATAGCAACAATAGGCGAAAATATAGTTGTTAGAAGATTTGCTACTGTTGAACAAAGCGATGGTGTTTTAAATGGTTATATCCATTCAAATAATAGAGTAGCTGTTATAATAAGTGCAACTTGCGAGAGTGCTGATAAATCAAAAGTTGCTGATTTTTTAAGACAACTTTGTATGCATGCAGCTGCTATGAAACCTCAAGTTATAAGCTATAAAGATTTGGATAAAGATTTTGTCCAAAAAGAATTTATAGCACTAAAAGCTGAACTTGAAAAAGATAATGAAGAGTTATCAAGGCTTGGAAAACCGCTTCACCACATACCTCATTTTGCAAGTAGATTGCAATTAAGTGATGAAGTTATGAAAAAAGCTACAGAAGATATAAAAGCTGAATTAAAAGCAGAAGGAAAACCTGAAAAAATTTGGGATCATATAATTCCAGGTAAAATAGATAGATTTGTTGCTGATAATACTATTTTAGATCAAAGACTTACACTTCTTGGACAATTTTTTGTAATGGATGATAAAAAAACAATCGAGCAGGTTATAGAAGATAAGAGTAAAGAGCTTGGTGGAAAAATTACTATAACAAATTATATTAGATTTGAAGTTGGTGAGGGTTTAGAGAAAAAAAGTGAAGACTTTGCAGCTGAGGTAGCAGCTCAAATAGGCTAA
- a CDS encoding response regulator transcription factor: MKILLLEDNYAYRLSIKEYLETLGYEVDEAGDGLEACDKIAASSYHLLILDIKVPEISGHEVIKYAKNLNLQTPIMIMTSLTSIEDLSYGYELGCNEYLKKPFELAELKFRVNELMRKYYNKDDKNIIKLSNNYEYDTILKVIKFKNQDIVLTNKEISIIEYLLSKIGSFVSIAEIIDEIWEDKNVDSADIRVHISKIRQKTYDDFIVSSRGFGYKINA; this comes from the coding sequence ATAAAGATATTATTACTTGAAGATAACTATGCTTATAGACTTAGCATAAAAGAGTATTTAGAGACTCTTGGATACGAAGTTGATGAGGCTGGTGATGGGCTTGAAGCGTGTGATAAGATAGCTGCTTCAAGCTACCATCTTTTAATCTTAGATATAAAAGTTCCTGAGATTTCAGGTCATGAAGTTATAAAATATGCAAAAAACCTAAATTTACAAACCCCTATAATGATAATGACATCTTTAACTAGTATAGAGGATTTATCTTATGGATATGAACTTGGTTGCAATGAGTATCTAAAAAAGCCATTTGAGTTAGCTGAACTTAAATTTAGAGTTAATGAGCTTATGAGAAAATACTATAACAAAGATGACAAAAATATTATAAAACTTTCAAATAACTATGAATATGATACTATTTTAAAAGTTATTAAATTTAAAAATCAAGATATAGTTTTAACAAATAAAGAGATATCTATAATAGAATATCTATTAAGCAAAATAGGCTCATTTGTAAGTATAGCTGAAATTATAGATGAAATTTGGGAAGATAAAAATGTAGATAGTGCAGATATAAGAGTTCATATTAGTAAAATTAGACAAAAAACTTATGATGATTTTATAGTATCTTCAAGAGGATTTGGATACAAAATAAATGCTTAA
- the rpsB gene encoding 30S ribosomal protein S2: protein MVTMRDLLECGVHFGHQTRRWNPKMKKFIFGERKGIYIIDLQKTIRYFRYTYNIVRDAAAEGKTILFVGTKKQSGLAIKEYAEKCGMPYVNHRWLGGMMTNFDTIRQSIRKLDVIEKMEEDGSINLLTKKEALMLRRKKEKLIDTLGGIRNMKTLPDMFFVIDTVKEKIAVTEANRLGIPVVAPIDTNCDPDVVDYPIPGNDDAIRSIQLFCAEFAEAINEGKALRDQDESVQDEKDPVTKEEKDEILDEAMSEEDFEEVEEE, encoded by the coding sequence ATGGTTACAATGAGAGATTTACTAGAGTGTGGTGTTCATTTTGGTCACCAAACTAGAAGATGGAACCCAAAGATGAAAAAATTCATTTTTGGTGAGAGAAAAGGTATTTATATAATAGATTTGCAAAAAACTATTAGATATTTTAGATATACATACAATATAGTTAGAGACGCAGCGGCTGAAGGCAAAACTATACTTTTTGTTGGAACAAAAAAACAATCAGGCTTAGCTATAAAAGAGTATGCTGAAAAATGCGGTATGCCTTATGTAAATCATAGATGGCTTGGCGGTATGATGACAAACTTTGATACAATTCGTCAATCAATAAGAAAATTAGATGTTATAGAAAAAATGGAAGAAGATGGTTCAATTAACCTTCTTACAAAAAAAGAAGCTTTAATGCTACGCCGCAAAAAAGAGAAACTAATAGACACTCTAGGCGGTATTAGAAATATGAAAACTCTTCCTGATATGTTTTTTGTTATTGATACTGTAAAAGAAAAAATAGCAGTAACAGAGGCAAATAGACTTGGAATTCCTGTTGTTGCACCAATTGATACAAACTGCGATCCAGATGTTGTGGATTATCCAATTCCTGGAAATGATGATGCGATTCGTTCTATTCAGCTATTTTGTGCGGAATTTGCAGAGGCAATAAACGAAGGTAAAGCTTTAAGAGATCAAGACGAGAGTGTGCAAGATGAGAAAGATCCTGTAACTAAAGAAGAAAAAGATGAGATTCTTGACGAAGCTATGAGTGAAGAAGATTTTGAAGAAGTGGAGGAAGAGTAA
- a CDS encoding ABC transporter ATP-binding protein has translation MELLRAENLSCEYDYPLFENVNLNLNECDTIAILGISGCGKSTLLHALSTLLKPKTGEVIYKNRSIYTLNDKQKLDIRRNDFGIIFQSHYLFKGFSALENIELASVLNNKKLDKDLCEKLQISNVLNQKATELSGGQQQRVSIARVLNKEPKIIFADEPTGNLDKATSKEVMSVLFDYTKEKKGGLILVTHDEILASKCSQIYRLENRQLQKWS, from the coding sequence ATGGAACTTTTAAGAGCGGAGAATTTATCTTGCGAGTATGATTACCCGCTCTTTGAAAATGTAAATTTAAATTTAAACGAGTGTGATACTATAGCTATACTTGGTATTAGCGGCTGTGGTAAATCCACTCTTTTACACGCATTATCAACTCTTTTAAAGCCAAAAACTGGCGAAGTAATTTATAAAAATAGATCAATATACACTCTAAATGACAAACAAAAACTTGATATAAGAAGAAATGATTTTGGTATAATATTTCAATCGCACTATCTTTTTAAAGGTTTTAGTGCTTTGGAAAATATAGAACTTGCTTCTGTTTTAAATAACAAAAAATTGGATAAAGATTTATGTGAAAAATTGCAAATTTCTAATGTTTTAAACCAAAAAGCCACAGAGTTAAGTGGCGGACAGCAGCAAAGAGTTAGCATTGCAAGAGTTTTAAATAAAGAACCTAAGATAATTTTTGCTGATGAGCCAACTGGAAATTTAGATAAAGCTACTTCAAAAGAAGTTATGAGTGTTTTATTTGATTATACAAAAGAAAAAAAAGGTGGACTTATCCTAGTTACGCATGATGAAATTTTAGCCTCAAAATGCTCACAAATTTATCGTCTTGAAAACAGACAGCTACAAAAATGGAGTTAG
- the fliR gene encoding flagellar biosynthetic protein FliR: protein MELVNFISNQNTLTFMLLFVRMSALFLFFPFFSHTQIPFVIKTSLSLLFTILFFPMAKIVNFNDSYMNYLVFEILSEALFGLCAGIILYLVFAALQLAGEQIAFVMGLTMANVIDPQSGINTPIISNILNFIALILFLLLDCHHVVIMFFSSSLDFIPLGGFYPNPELLTYISKSVVNLFMFGFIIAFPVLAFSLMADFIFGMLMKTMPQFNLLIVGYPIKICMAYVVLIVILGIIMEVFKKLLLAAMNNLPNLFFS, encoded by the coding sequence ATGGAGTTAGTAAATTTTATATCTAACCAAAATACTTTAACATTTATGCTACTTTTTGTTAGAATGAGTGCTTTGTTTTTGTTTTTTCCATTTTTTTCACATACCCAAATTCCTTTTGTAATAAAAACTTCTCTTTCGCTTTTATTTACAATTTTATTTTTTCCTATGGCTAAGATAGTAAATTTTAATGATAGTTATATGAATTATCTGGTTTTTGAAATTCTTAGCGAAGCACTTTTTGGACTTTGTGCTGGTATAATTTTGTATCTTGTGTTTGCAGCCTTACAACTTGCAGGAGAGCAAATCGCTTTTGTTATGGGCTTAACTATGGCAAATGTTATAGATCCACAAAGTGGTATAAATACGCCCATTATTTCAAATATATTGAATTTTATAGCACTTATACTTTTTTTACTTTTAGATTGTCATCATGTTGTTATAATGTTTTTTTCAAGCTCACTTGATTTTATACCACTTGGCGGCTTTTATCCAAATCCAGAGCTTTTAACATATATCTCAAAAAGTGTGGTAAATTTATTTATGTTTGGTTTTATCATAGCTTTTCCAGTATTAGCATTTTCACTTATGGCTGATTTTATATTTGGAATGCTTATGAAAACTATGCCACAATTTAATCTTTTGATAGTTGGATATCCTATAAAAATTTGTATGGCATATGTAGTTTTAATAGTAATTCTTGGTATAATTATGGAGGTTTTTAAAAAGCTTTTACTAGCTGCTATGAACAATTTACCAAATTTATTTTTTAGCTAA
- a CDS encoding HIT family protein: protein MIYENDLIYVEQEVNEIPWVKIFTKKEYKEISDCEEFTQKAIFKAAICVEKTMISFYNPDKINMASFANYLPRVHLHIMARFKNDSYFPECMWGKKQRDAKLNLPSFDKFSKLLNKNLKECFEKNS from the coding sequence GTGATTTACGAAAATGATTTGATATATGTTGAACAAGAAGTTAATGAAATTCCATGGGTAAAAATTTTCACAAAAAAAGAGTATAAAGAAATTAGTGATTGTGAAGAATTTACACAAAAAGCTATTTTTAAAGCCGCAATTTGTGTTGAAAAAACTATGATTAGTTTTTATAATCCAGATAAAATAAATATGGCTAGTTTTGCAAATTATCTACCAAGGGTACATTTACATATTATGGCTAGATTTAAAAACGATAGTTATTTTCCTGAATGTATGTGGGGTAAAAAACAAAGAGATGCTAAGTTAAATTTACCAAGCTTTGATAAATTTAGTAAACTTTTAAACAAAAATTTAAAGGAATGTTTTGAAAAAAACTCTTAA
- a CDS encoding sensor histidine kinase: MLKRLNIPIIVAICITLLFIFQGIQIVNLSSKKDENTEILNLIYKSKEIIHDIKNIQNKSTLIYEFGIYDKDDNVLYSKLSIPPKNRDFQILKSDGYLYYKTSFIDDRDLLFLIVAKKLDYTKFIFLATFMAIITIVVVFALMYVSYESISKPYQEQKRLMNMFFNDAMHELKTPLGIATINLEMLGYKDKHTHRIKSALKEMKVTYEDVEFFIKNSYTNLPKIKINFSYFLLSRVKFISTIANVKNIKILTNIEKNLEIFMSEIEATRLVDNNLSNAIKYSKENSKILINLTKINDDFILFSVEDFGRGIKDTNEIWKRYTREDYSQGGFGLGLNIISSICKKYGISYDVKSVYTKGSIFSYKIPIYMDKILDNI, translated from the coding sequence ATGCTTAAAAGGTTAAATATACCTATAATTGTTGCTATTTGTATAACGCTACTATTTATTTTTCAAGGAATACAAATAGTAAATTTAAGTTCTAAAAAAGATGAAAATACAGAGATTTTAAATTTAATCTACAAAAGCAAAGAGATAATACATGATATCAAAAATATACAAAACAAAAGCACACTTATATACGAATTTGGCATTTACGATAAAGATGATAATGTTTTATACTCCAAGCTTTCTATACCACCTAAAAATAGAGATTTTCAAATTTTAAAAAGCGATGGGTATTTGTATTACAAAACATCATTTATCGATGATAGGGATTTGTTGTTTTTGATAGTTGCTAAAAAGCTAGATTATACTAAATTTATATTTTTAGCAACTTTCATGGCTATAATAACGATAGTTGTTGTATTTGCACTTATGTATGTAAGCTATGAAAGTATTTCAAAACCATATCAAGAACAAAAAAGACTTATGAATATGTTTTTTAACGACGCCATGCATGAATTAAAAACTCCACTTGGCATAGCAACTATAAATTTAGAAATGCTTGGATACAAAGATAAACACACACATCGCATAAAATCGGCATTAAAAGAGATGAAAGTAACTTACGAAGATGTTGAGTTTTTTATAAAAAATTCTTATACTAATCTTCCTAAAATAAAGATAAATTTTTCATATTTTTTGCTCTCTAGGGTTAAGTTTATAAGCACTATAGCAAATGTTAAAAATATTAAAATATTAACTAACATTGAAAAAAATTTAGAAATTTTTATGAGTGAGATTGAGGCTACAAGGCTTGTGGATAACAACCTTTCAAACGCTATAAAGTATTCTAAAGAAAATAGTAAAATTTTGATAAATTTAACTAAAATAAATGATGATTTTATACTTTTTAGTGTTGAGGATTTTGGACGCGGCATAAAAGATACAAACGAAATTTGGAAACGCTACACAAGAGAAGATTATTCTCAAGGTGGTTTTGGATTAGGTTTAAACATCATCTCATCAATATGCAAAAAATATGGCATTTCATATGATGTAAAATCAGTTTATACAAAAGGTAGTATTTTTAGCTATAAAATACCCATTTATATGGATAAAATACTAGATAATATCTAG